One genomic window of Polyangium aurulentum includes the following:
- a CDS encoding FAD-dependent oxidoreductase: MSIHSPHLPVSPEGRLEERFEEKNPPYDDAEAIAEANRCLYCVDAPCIKACPTAIDIPTFIRKIATGNVKGAARTILSQNLLGKSCGQVCPVEVLCAGACVYNDWEREPIRIGRLQRYAVETAIAKDPALYQAKPQTGKRVALIGAGPASIAAAGWLALEGHEAVIYERKELPGGLNTLGIAPYKMKVEDSIAEISWVLSLGNIELFPGVEVVDEVSGQGQISTQELLEKYDAVFLGLGLGADSKLNVPGENGEGVVGATHLIERLKADPSLRLDGVKRAIIVGGGNTAIDIAHELSLLGIDATMVYRGPAADMSAYEHEMLHGRADGVKVATDRVPVAVVRDEKERVCGLRVARAENKRPVPGTEEELPADLIVLAVGQNRATAIARAFPGIELDGRGRVVVDAKTGRTGNPRVWSGGDCVNGGKEVVNAVAEARVAAQSIHAFLAGA; this comes from the coding sequence ATGTCGATTCATTCGCCTCACTTGCCCGTGAGCCCCGAGGGCAGGCTCGAGGAGCGGTTCGAGGAGAAGAACCCGCCGTACGACGACGCCGAGGCCATCGCCGAGGCGAATCGATGTCTTTATTGCGTCGACGCGCCGTGCATCAAGGCGTGCCCGACCGCGATCGACATCCCGACCTTCATCCGCAAGATCGCCACGGGCAACGTGAAGGGCGCCGCGCGGACCATCCTCTCGCAGAACCTGCTCGGCAAATCGTGCGGCCAGGTCTGCCCCGTCGAGGTTCTCTGCGCGGGGGCGTGCGTCTACAACGACTGGGAGCGCGAGCCCATCCGCATCGGGCGCCTGCAGCGCTACGCCGTCGAGACGGCGATCGCAAAAGACCCGGCGCTCTACCAGGCCAAACCACAGACCGGCAAGCGCGTCGCGCTCATCGGCGCGGGCCCGGCCTCGATCGCCGCCGCGGGCTGGCTCGCGCTCGAGGGCCACGAGGCCGTGATCTACGAGCGCAAGGAGCTGCCCGGCGGCCTCAACACGCTCGGCATCGCACCTTATAAGATGAAGGTCGAGGACTCGATCGCCGAGATCTCCTGGGTCCTGTCGCTCGGCAACATCGAGCTGTTCCCGGGCGTCGAGGTCGTGGACGAGGTGAGCGGCCAGGGGCAGATATCGACGCAGGAGCTGCTCGAGAAATACGACGCGGTCTTCCTCGGCCTCGGCCTCGGGGCCGATTCGAAGCTCAACGTCCCCGGCGAGAATGGCGAGGGCGTGGTTGGCGCGACGCACCTCATCGAGCGGCTCAAGGCCGATCCGTCGCTCCGGCTCGACGGCGTGAAGCGGGCGATCATCGTGGGCGGCGGCAATACCGCGATCGACATCGCGCACGAGCTTTCCTTGCTCGGCATCGACGCGACCATGGTCTACCGCGGCCCGGCCGCCGACATGAGCGCGTACGAGCACGAGATGCTCCACGGCAGGGCCGACGGGGTGAAGGTCGCGACCGATCGGGTCCCCGTCGCGGTCGTGCGCGACGAAAAGGAGAGGGTCTGCGGTCTGCGCGTCGCGCGCGCCGAGAACAAGCGGCCCGTCCCCGGCACCGAGGAGGAATTGCCGGCCGACCTCATCGTCCTCGCGGTGGGTCAGAATCGCGCGACGGCCATCGCGCGCGCCTTCCCGGGCATCGAGCTCGACGGGCGCGGCCGGGTCGTGGTCGACGCGAAGACGGGCAGGACGGGCAACCCGCGCGTCTGGAGCGGCGGCGATTGCGTCAATGGCGGCAAGGAGGTCGTCAACGCGGTGGCCGAGGCGCGCGTCGCCGCGCAGAGCATTCACGCATTTCTCGCCGGAGCTTAG
- a CDS encoding protein kinase domain-containing protein produces MTAPPLTPGYVVAGKYSVQSLLGNGGSSATYHAIDAHGRNVALRIFSPSIAQRPDVMAMIEQIYTATNSLQPDTVVPVIDAGYDQATAAPFTVTEYSQSPSLAQLVTQRPLAPQEVAALAQNMARTLDGAHARQLMHHALKPTNVFVAPSQGMAVRVMDFGAGLGRSMVPTNEGYAIAAPWVAPEQMQGTAPAGPQADVFAAALIMFYALTGRSYWRSCQGPQPDLNAWQRELLSPRTPVSQRANELGVAISPILDGIFNRALAIDPNERYRQVSELAAAFASGVSVPEMATAATMAFPMVGGPGGMPDPTGPTAASPVYAPGAQDGGYPPPPGPGMGMQGGPGMPPGPGGPGDMGVGMGPGPAGPAPAPTMQTFGGGGGNSKAMPILIGVAAVVLVGGAIGAWIILGKKKPAEDPDAPIAITPTAATSADTAPTVEPVATAPAPTSEPAAAPTEGELMVSCNPACDEVKIDDKKIDDPSQPVKLAPGSHQVSVAKSGYVAQKDQVTIEVGKKLEKEYKLAEVPKVATPSGGGTGGGTKTGGGTTTGGGGTKTGGGTTTTTKCVPSFFKKCK; encoded by the coding sequence GTGACCGCACCCCCGCTCACCCCTGGCTACGTCGTCGCGGGCAAGTACTCCGTCCAGTCGCTGCTGGGCAACGGAGGCTCGTCCGCCACCTACCACGCGATCGACGCGCACGGCCGCAACGTCGCCCTTCGGATCTTCTCGCCCTCGATCGCGCAGCGCCCCGACGTGATGGCGATGATCGAGCAGATCTACACGGCGACGAACAGCCTGCAGCCCGACACGGTGGTGCCCGTGATCGACGCCGGCTACGACCAGGCCACGGCCGCGCCGTTCACGGTCACCGAGTACAGCCAGAGCCCGTCGCTCGCGCAGCTCGTCACGCAACGGCCGCTCGCGCCGCAAGAGGTCGCGGCGCTCGCGCAGAACATGGCGCGCACGCTCGACGGGGCCCACGCGCGCCAGCTCATGCACCACGCGCTCAAGCCGACGAACGTGTTCGTCGCGCCCTCGCAGGGCATGGCCGTGCGCGTGATGGACTTCGGCGCGGGGCTCGGGCGCAGCATGGTGCCGACGAACGAGGGCTACGCGATCGCAGCGCCCTGGGTCGCCCCCGAGCAGATGCAGGGCACCGCGCCGGCAGGGCCGCAGGCCGACGTGTTCGCCGCGGCGCTCATCATGTTCTACGCGCTCACGGGCCGCTCGTACTGGCGCTCGTGCCAGGGCCCGCAGCCCGATCTGAACGCGTGGCAGCGCGAGCTGCTCTCGCCGCGCACGCCCGTCTCGCAGCGCGCGAACGAGCTCGGCGTGGCGATCTCGCCCATCCTCGACGGCATCTTCAACCGCGCCCTCGCGATCGATCCGAACGAGCGCTACCGCCAGGTGAGCGAGCTGGCCGCGGCCTTCGCGAGCGGCGTGAGCGTGCCCGAGATGGCCACCGCGGCGACGATGGCGTTCCCGATGGTCGGCGGCCCCGGAGGCATGCCGGACCCGACGGGCCCCACGGCCGCCTCGCCAGTGTACGCGCCCGGGGCGCAGGACGGCGGCTACCCGCCCCCGCCCGGACCTGGGATGGGCATGCAAGGCGGTCCAGGCATGCCTCCCGGCCCTGGAGGCCCGGGCGACATGGGCGTGGGCATGGGCCCCGGCCCTGCTGGCCCCGCGCCTGCGCCCACGATGCAGACCTTCGGCGGCGGCGGCGGCAACTCGAAGGCGATGCCGATCCTCATCGGCGTCGCGGCGGTGGTGCTGGTCGGCGGCGCGATCGGCGCGTGGATCATCCTCGGCAAGAAGAAGCCGGCGGAGGATCCGGACGCGCCGATCGCCATCACGCCGACCGCAGCCACGAGCGCGGACACGGCGCCGACCGTGGAGCCCGTGGCGACGGCCCCGGCGCCCACGAGCGAGCCTGCCGCAGCGCCCACCGAGGGCGAGCTGATGGTCTCGTGCAACCCGGCCTGCGACGAGGTGAAGATCGACGACAAGAAGATCGACGATCCCTCGCAGCCCGTGAAGCTCGCGCCTGGCTCGCACCAGGTGTCCGTGGCCAAGAGCGGCTACGTGGCGCAGAAGGACCAGGTCACCATCGAGGTCGGCAAGAAGCTCGAGAAAGAGTACAAGCTTGCCGAGGTCCCGAAGGTCGCCACGCCGAGCGGCGGAGGCACGGGCGGCGGCACCAAGACCGGCGGCGGCACGACCACGGGCGGTGGCGGCACCAAGACCGGCGGCGGCACGACCACCACCACCAAGTGCGTGCCCTCCTTCTTCAAGAAGTGCAAGTGA
- a CDS encoding NCS1 family nucleobase:cation symporter-1 — MTTAAPPRVRVENGIYEVEGEIESPYINHDLEPARIKQRKWAMKDIAALWISMSACVPTYMLASSLIAEGMSWWQAVITIFLGNTIVLLPMVLNAHAGTKYGIPFPVYCRPSFGILGANVPAILRALVACGWFGIQTWIGGWAIYSILAVYVPSLSAMPNSILGINLPQLVCFLLFWGINMWVIHKGIDSIRVLLNIKAPLLILLGIALLVWAYNSAGGFGPMLDTPSAFAAGGPKAGKFWSFFFPALTGMIGFWATLSLNIPDFTRYAFSQRDQVVGQALGLPTTMGLFSFIGVAVTSATVVIYGQTIWDPVVLITRFENPALLVVALVSLCIATLATNIAANVVSPANDFANLWPAKISFRTGGFITGVIGILIQPWRLVADPTGYIFTWLVGYSALLGAIGGILICDYYLVRKTRLDLVELYMRDGPYWYKGGWNPAALIALAVGILPNLPGFLGTIKVMEVSKIWMDLYNYAWFVGFGLSFAVYAGLAPRTRAEAVSQGV; from the coding sequence ATGACCACCGCCGCCCCCCCCCGCGTCCGCGTCGAAAACGGCATCTACGAGGTGGAGGGCGAGATCGAGTCGCCCTATATCAACCACGATCTCGAGCCCGCGCGGATCAAGCAGCGCAAGTGGGCGATGAAGGACATCGCCGCGCTCTGGATCTCGATGTCGGCCTGCGTGCCCACGTACATGCTCGCCTCCTCGCTCATCGCCGAGGGGATGAGCTGGTGGCAGGCCGTCATCACGATCTTCCTCGGTAACACGATCGTGCTCTTGCCGATGGTGCTGAACGCGCACGCGGGCACCAAGTACGGCATTCCCTTCCCCGTCTATTGCCGCCCCTCGTTCGGCATTCTCGGCGCCAACGTCCCCGCGATCCTCCGAGCGCTCGTCGCCTGCGGCTGGTTCGGCATCCAGACGTGGATCGGCGGCTGGGCGATCTACTCGATCCTCGCCGTCTACGTGCCCTCGCTGTCGGCGATGCCAAACAGCATCCTCGGCATCAACTTGCCCCAGCTCGTTTGCTTCCTGCTCTTCTGGGGCATCAACATGTGGGTCATCCACAAGGGCATCGACTCGATCCGCGTCCTGCTCAACATCAAGGCGCCCCTGCTCATCCTCCTCGGCATCGCGCTGCTCGTCTGGGCTTACAACAGTGCCGGCGGCTTCGGGCCGATGCTCGACACCCCCTCGGCCTTCGCCGCGGGCGGCCCCAAAGCGGGCAAGTTCTGGTCGTTCTTCTTCCCCGCCCTCACGGGCATGATCGGCTTCTGGGCCACGCTATCGCTGAACATCCCCGATTTCACCCGTTACGCGTTCTCGCAGCGCGATCAGGTCGTCGGGCAGGCGCTCGGCTTGCCGACCACCATGGGGCTCTTCTCGTTCATCGGCGTGGCCGTCACGTCGGCCACCGTGGTGATTTACGGACAAACCATCTGGGACCCGGTCGTCCTCATCACGCGCTTCGAGAACCCCGCCCTGCTCGTCGTCGCCCTGGTCTCGCTCTGCATCGCCACGCTCGCGACCAACATCGCGGCCAACGTGGTGAGCCCCGCGAACGATTTCGCCAACCTCTGGCCCGCGAAGATCTCCTTCCGCACGGGCGGCTTCATCACTGGCGTCATCGGCATCCTGATCCAGCCCTGGCGCCTCGTCGCCGACCCCACCGGCTACATCTTCACCTGGCTCGTCGGCTATTCGGCGCTGCTCGGCGCCATCGGCGGGATCCTCATCTGCGATTACTACCTCGTTCGCAAGACCCGGCTCGACCTCGTCGAGCTGTACATGCGGGACGGGCCGTACTGGTACAAGGGCGGCTGGAATCCGGCCGCCCTCATCGCACTCGCCGTGGGCATCCTGCCCAACCTGCCCGGATTCCTCGGAACCATCAAAGTGATGGAGGTCTCCAAGATCTGGATGGACCTTTATAACTACGCGTGGTTCGTGGGGTTTGGCCTCTCCTTTGCAGTGTACGCGGGCCTCGCCCCCCGCACGCGCGCCGAAGCCGTCTCCCAGGGCGTCTGA
- a CDS encoding RsmE family RNA methyltransferase, producing MKRSLRVPVARVEAGPTILDEDASRYVARVHRQRVGDAVILFDPDRALEADGAITAIDKTSVSLTVSEVRAASVRPPRRVTLLQATCKSDKFDAIVRDATELGATRVVPVIAERSVGRPASGRADRWRRIAVEAARQCGRGDAPAIASPMELSEAVQIFASGEEVAGFCLDPSSDTGLGSLLGGVAPELELAFLVGPEGGLSPGEVEACAAAGLERVSLGPLVLRAETVCAAVLGAVMVMGRGKG from the coding sequence ATGAAGCGATCCCTGCGTGTGCCTGTCGCCCGTGTGGAAGCGGGCCCGACGATCCTCGACGAGGACGCCTCGCGCTACGTGGCGCGCGTGCACCGGCAGCGCGTGGGCGACGCGGTGATCCTGTTCGACCCCGATCGCGCGCTCGAAGCCGACGGAGCGATCACGGCCATCGACAAGACGAGCGTGTCGCTCACGGTGAGCGAGGTGCGCGCGGCATCCGTGCGCCCACCGCGGCGGGTGACGCTGCTGCAAGCGACCTGCAAGAGCGACAAGTTCGACGCGATCGTGCGTGACGCGACCGAGCTCGGCGCGACGCGCGTGGTGCCGGTGATCGCGGAGCGCTCGGTCGGCCGTCCAGCGAGCGGGCGGGCCGATCGCTGGCGTCGGATCGCCGTCGAGGCCGCACGTCAATGTGGCCGCGGCGATGCGCCTGCGATCGCGTCGCCGATGGAGCTTTCGGAAGCGGTGCAGATCTTCGCGTCGGGCGAGGAGGTGGCGGGGTTCTGCCTCGATCCGTCCTCTGACACGGGACTCGGGTCGCTGCTCGGTGGGGTCGCGCCGGAGCTGGAGCTTGCGTTTCTGGTAGGTCCGGAGGGGGGTTTGTCGCCGGGCGAGGTCGAGGCGTGCGCGGCGGCGGGGCTCGAGCGTGTGTCGCTCGGCCCGCTCGTTTTGCGGGCGGAGACGGTTTGCGCGGCGGTGCTCGGGGCGGTGATGGTGATGGGCCGCGGCAAGGGCTGA
- the glgC gene encoding glucose-1-phosphate adenylyltransferase, translating into MREINLRPTFETSRVLVMILAGGEGRRLGPLTHDRAKPAVPFGGRYRIIDIVLSNFVNSGLHKIKVLTQYKSASLEEHIARAWRLSPMLDNFIETIPAQQRTGKSWFKGSADAVYQTQHVITDESPEFVCIFGGDHVYKQDVRHMLAQHLERGAEVTVAAIPVPRHEARAFGVIEADDNGRIIAFHEKVADPPAMPGHPDLALASMGNYIFNTRTLLDGLEQDAGNEQSAHDFGRDIIPMMVKNGQRVFVYDFKTNRVPGEEDEGNSYWRDIGTIDAYWAAQMDLVNVQPAFNLYNQRWPIRTGMSHDPPAKFVFRDEWNARVGIATESLVSLGCIISGGRIHRSVLSARVRVNSFSHVEESVLFENVVIGRHAKIRRAIIDKDVEVPAGAEIGYNPEEDKKRWYVSEGGIVVIPKRAKIA; encoded by the coding sequence ATGCGCGAGATCAATTTGCGCCCCACGTTCGAAACCTCACGCGTTCTGGTCATGATCCTGGCCGGCGGAGAGGGTCGAAGGCTCGGACCGCTGACACACGACCGTGCCAAGCCGGCGGTCCCGTTCGGCGGGCGTTACCGCATCATCGACATCGTCCTGTCGAACTTCGTCAACTCGGGGCTCCACAAGATCAAAGTCCTCACGCAGTACAAAAGTGCGTCGCTCGAGGAGCACATCGCGCGCGCGTGGCGCCTGTCGCCGATGCTCGACAACTTCATCGAGACCATCCCGGCGCAGCAGCGCACCGGCAAGAGCTGGTTCAAGGGCTCGGCCGACGCCGTCTACCAGACGCAGCACGTCATCACCGACGAGTCGCCCGAGTTCGTGTGCATCTTCGGCGGCGACCACGTCTACAAGCAGGATGTTCGGCACATGCTCGCGCAGCACCTCGAGCGCGGCGCCGAGGTGACCGTCGCGGCCATCCCCGTGCCGCGCCACGAGGCGCGCGCCTTCGGCGTGATCGAGGCAGACGACAACGGCCGCATCATCGCCTTCCACGAGAAGGTCGCCGATCCGCCCGCGATGCCGGGTCACCCCGATCTCGCGCTCGCGTCGATGGGCAACTACATCTTCAACACGCGCACGCTGCTCGACGGGCTCGAGCAGGACGCGGGCAACGAGCAGAGCGCGCACGACTTCGGCCGCGACATCATCCCGATGATGGTCAAGAACGGCCAGCGCGTCTTCGTCTACGACTTCAAGACCAACCGCGTCCCCGGCGAGGAGGACGAGGGCAACTCGTACTGGCGCGACATCGGGACCATCGACGCCTACTGGGCCGCGCAGATGGACCTCGTCAACGTGCAGCCCGCGTTCAACCTCTACAACCAGCGCTGGCCGATCCGCACGGGCATGAGCCACGACCCGCCCGCGAAGTTCGTCTTCCGCGACGAGTGGAACGCGCGCGTCGGCATCGCGACCGAGAGCCTGGTCTCGCTCGGATGCATCATCTCCGGCGGTCGCATCCACCGGAGCGTCCTGTCGGCTCGCGTGCGCGTGAACTCGTTCAGCCACGTCGAGGAGTCGGTCCTCTTCGAGAACGTCGTCATCGGCCGCCACGCGAAGATCCGCCGCGCGATCATCGACAAGGACGTCGAGGTCCCGGCGGGCGCCGAGATTGGCTACAACCCCGAAGAGGACAAGAAGCGCTGGTACGTGAGCGAGGGCGGCATCGTGGTCATCCCCAAGCGGGCGAAGATCGCGTAG
- a CDS encoding metallophosphoesterase: protein MARTVIVGDVHGCRGELEDLLAHVGFDAGDRLVMVGDLVVRGPDPAGTVDLVRRLGARAVRGNHEDRLLKWRARTSGVRGPGLGSVQRETVNALRRRHWEFFASLPLWIDLPEHGIRVVHAGVAPGVPIELQDPRVIMYVRSIGPAGQPEERRGPVTWGERYEGPPHVVFGHNASEKPQIHPYATGIDTGCVYGGRLSAMVLREGEHPPPPESRHEVLVSVPARRSYFPR, encoded by the coding sequence ATGGCGCGCACGGTCATCGTCGGCGACGTGCACGGATGCAGGGGCGAGCTCGAGGACCTGCTCGCGCATGTCGGCTTCGACGCGGGCGATCGCCTCGTCATGGTGGGCGATCTCGTCGTGCGCGGGCCCGACCCTGCGGGCACGGTCGACTTGGTCCGACGCCTCGGCGCGCGCGCGGTGCGCGGCAACCACGAGGACCGGCTCCTCAAGTGGCGCGCCCGCACGAGCGGCGTGCGAGGTCCGGGGCTCGGTTCGGTGCAGCGCGAGACGGTGAACGCCCTCAGGCGCCGGCACTGGGAGTTCTTCGCCTCGCTGCCGCTCTGGATCGACCTGCCCGAGCACGGCATCCGCGTCGTGCACGCCGGGGTCGCGCCGGGGGTCCCGATCGAGCTGCAAGACCCGCGCGTGATCATGTACGTGCGCTCGATAGGTCCCGCAGGTCAGCCCGAGGAACGCCGCGGGCCCGTCACCTGGGGCGAGCGCTACGAGGGCCCGCCGCACGTGGTCTTCGGGCACAACGCGAGCGAGAAACCGCAGATCCATCCGTACGCGACCGGGATCGACACGGGGTGTGTCTACGGAGGCCGGTTGTCGGCGATGGTGCTGCGTGAAGGCGAGCACCCGCCGCCGCCCGAGTCGCGGCACGAAGTGCTCGTGTCCGTGCCCGCGCGCCGCTCGTACTTCCCGCGGTAG
- a CDS encoding 50S ribosomal protein L11 methyltransferase: protein MNEPVYPFVAIDVPRDRSDELGALLFELGAGGIEERDDQTLKKGAGEGRVTLVGSFSTREEAEEAIAAINEAEPDLSPRLEEVVGDAWRDAWKEHFAPFPLTPRITVVPPWVTYERTRDDEMLLELEPGRAFGTGLHATTALVAEMLDARAADLAGKEVLDVGTGSGILALVALRYGASHALAIDNDDEVVEVVQENAERNGLADRLTVRAATTESVTGTYPVVLANIEARVLRPLAPELDRVLAPGGLLILSGVLAAEHDEMVERYTSLARTLRHVETRRRGDGTGDDWTALAFVAS, encoded by the coding sequence ATGAACGAGCCCGTCTACCCTTTCGTTGCCATCGACGTCCCGCGCGACCGCTCCGACGAGCTCGGCGCCTTGCTCTTCGAGCTCGGCGCGGGCGGCATCGAGGAGCGCGACGATCAAACGCTGAAGAAGGGCGCTGGCGAGGGCCGCGTGACCCTGGTCGGCAGCTTCTCCACGCGCGAGGAGGCCGAGGAGGCGATCGCGGCCATCAACGAAGCGGAGCCCGATCTGTCGCCGCGCCTCGAGGAGGTGGTGGGCGACGCGTGGCGCGACGCGTGGAAGGAGCACTTCGCGCCGTTCCCGCTCACGCCGCGGATCACGGTGGTGCCGCCGTGGGTGACGTACGAGCGCACGCGTGACGATGAGATGCTCCTCGAGCTGGAGCCCGGTCGCGCGTTCGGCACGGGGCTGCACGCGACGACGGCGCTCGTGGCGGAGATGCTCGACGCGCGCGCGGCAGATCTCGCGGGCAAGGAGGTGCTCGACGTGGGCACGGGCAGCGGCATCCTCGCGCTCGTCGCGCTGCGCTACGGCGCCTCGCACGCGCTCGCGATCGACAACGACGACGAGGTGGTCGAGGTCGTGCAGGAGAACGCCGAGCGCAACGGGCTCGCCGATCGCTTGACCGTGCGCGCGGCGACGACCGAGTCGGTGACGGGCACGTACCCGGTGGTGCTCGCGAACATCGAGGCGCGCGTGCTCAGGCCGCTCGCGCCGGAGCTCGATCGCGTGCTCGCGCCGGGCGGCTTGCTCATCCTGTCGGGCGTGCTCGCTGCGGAGCACGACGAGATGGTCGAGCGCTACACCTCGCTCGCGCGGACGCTGCGGCACGTGGAGACGCGTCGGCGCGGCGATGGAACCGGCGACGACTGGACGGCCCTCGCCTTCGTTGCGTCATGA
- a CDS encoding DUF5995 family protein: MKLSFEQHLPASPEAVWPFITDPDRMNLWSLAMIQRLAAGDGGAPGGIGELRRVTVRSLGSVVRFDEVIEHATPGRRLVYRVVAGLPVRYHRGEITLAPTETGTLLRWDVEYAFSLPGLSIGAQAVLGPQLKSSLAGLARVCEDAPPASYQRSGWYDDSDDDPRVWEDAERILVEQRAIADRLEAANDRKQWFARVYEYVTETQIAYCRTGRTSHRGWVLRLIPRFHDYYIDNLRRFTGEAEGPAEHHWHGAFGAMERGHPRLRSPGEIFAHGLLLGIRAHVEQDLPRALADVYLSHYAHRCCYGRLRADYLLMNGIFRYSADRLLERVPRAYLPPLAWMLGPMVPPEARDALMARRFYDMATARRVAFERGGTLARERLTRKTHCSQLEATG, encoded by the coding sequence GTGAAGCTGAGCTTCGAGCAGCATCTGCCGGCGAGCCCGGAGGCCGTGTGGCCATTCATTACCGATCCCGACCGCATGAATCTGTGGTCCTTGGCCATGATCCAGCGCCTCGCCGCGGGAGACGGTGGCGCACCGGGAGGCATCGGCGAGCTTCGACGGGTGACCGTGCGCTCCCTCGGCAGCGTGGTGCGCTTCGACGAGGTGATCGAGCACGCGACCCCGGGGCGAAGGCTCGTCTACCGCGTCGTCGCAGGGCTGCCCGTGCGCTACCACCGCGGCGAGATCACGCTCGCCCCCACGGAGACCGGCACGCTCCTGCGCTGGGACGTCGAGTACGCGTTCTCGCTCCCGGGCCTGTCCATCGGCGCGCAGGCCGTGCTCGGGCCGCAGCTCAAGAGTAGCCTCGCCGGGCTCGCGCGCGTGTGCGAGGACGCGCCTCCGGCGTCGTACCAGCGCTCAGGCTGGTACGACGACAGCGACGACGACCCGCGCGTCTGGGAGGACGCCGAGCGCATCCTGGTCGAGCAGCGCGCCATCGCCGACAGGCTCGAGGCCGCCAACGATCGCAAGCAGTGGTTCGCCCGCGTCTACGAGTACGTCACCGAGACGCAGATCGCCTACTGCCGCACCGGCCGGACCTCGCACCGAGGCTGGGTGCTGCGGCTCATCCCGCGCTTCCACGACTACTACATCGACAACCTGCGCCGCTTCACGGGCGAGGCCGAGGGCCCCGCCGAGCACCACTGGCACGGCGCCTTCGGCGCGATGGAGCGCGGCCACCCGCGCCTGCGCAGCCCAGGCGAGATCTTCGCCCACGGCCTGCTCCTCGGCATCCGCGCGCACGTCGAGCAGGACCTGCCCCGCGCGCTCGCGGACGTCTACCTCTCGCACTACGCGCACCGCTGCTGCTACGGGCGCTTGCGCGCGGACTACCTGCTCATGAACGGCATCTTCCGCTACTCGGCCGATCGCCTGCTCGAGCGCGTGCCGCGCGCGTACCTGCCGCCGCTCGCGTGGATGCTCGGCCCGATGGTGCCGCCCGAGGCGCGCGACGCGCTGATGGCCCGCCGCTTCTACGACATGGCCACCGCGCGACGCGTGGCGTTCGAGCGTGGAGGCACGCTCGCGCGCGAGCGGCTCACCCGCAAAACGCACTGCTCGCAGCTCGAGGCCACGGGCTAG
- the preA gene encoding NAD-dependent dihydropyrimidine dehydrogenase subunit PreA, protein MADLSIDFAGIKSPNPFWLASAPPTNTGDQVMRAFDAGWGGAVWKTLGNPIVNVSSRFGGIDYGNTRMMGLNNIELITDRPLEVNLREIREVKRRYPSHTVIASLMVDTKEEWKEIIERAEEAGADGHELNFGCPHGMCERGMGSAVSAEPKVLMELASWAVEFATKPVIVKLSPNVGDIVEPGEAVLASGAHGISLINTIKSIMGVDLDRMVPMPRVGNASTNGGYCGPAVKPIALHLLSQLSRHPQVGRLPISGIGGISNWRDAAEFIALGSTSVQVCTAVMHYGYRIVEDMIEGLSDFLDERGMKSVNELRGRAVPQYKEWGELDLSFRVVADVDPGKCIGCQLCYVACMDGAHQCIHLPGRSEAEARAAGHTHIPKVIPDRAVIAKGGAPGARVPFVDEDECIGCNLCQLVCPVAGCITMKEIPSGKPSETWNDRAQRGDDFVPGGLRVTEAARKARGERA, encoded by the coding sequence ATGGCCGATCTGTCCATCGATTTCGCGGGCATCAAGAGCCCGAACCCCTTCTGGCTGGCCTCGGCGCCGCCCACGAACACCGGCGATCAGGTGATGCGCGCCTTCGACGCGGGCTGGGGCGGCGCCGTCTGGAAGACCCTCGGCAACCCCATCGTGAACGTATCGAGCCGCTTCGGCGGGATCGATTACGGCAACACGCGAATGATGGGCTTGAACAACATCGAGCTCATCACCGACCGCCCGCTCGAGGTGAACCTGCGCGAGATCCGCGAGGTCAAGCGCCGCTATCCGAGCCACACCGTCATCGCGTCCTTGATGGTGGACACGAAGGAGGAGTGGAAGGAGATCATCGAGCGCGCCGAGGAGGCGGGCGCCGACGGCCACGAGCTCAATTTCGGCTGCCCCCACGGCATGTGCGAGCGCGGCATGGGATCGGCCGTCAGCGCCGAGCCGAAGGTCTTGATGGAGCTGGCGAGCTGGGCCGTCGAATTTGCGACCAAGCCCGTCATCGTCAAGCTCAGCCCCAACGTGGGCGACATCGTCGAGCCGGGCGAGGCGGTGCTCGCGTCAGGGGCGCACGGGATCAGCTTGATCAACACGATCAAGTCGATCATGGGCGTCGACCTCGACCGCATGGTGCCGATGCCGCGCGTGGGCAATGCCTCGACGAACGGCGGCTACTGCGGCCCGGCCGTGAAGCCCATTGCGCTGCACCTCCTGAGCCAGCTCTCGCGCCACCCGCAGGTCGGGCGGCTGCCCATCTCGGGCATCGGCGGCATCTCGAACTGGCGCGACGCCGCGGAGTTCATCGCGCTCGGCTCGACGAGCGTGCAGGTGTGCACCGCGGTCATGCATTACGGTTACCGCATCGTCGAGGACATGATCGAGGGCCTGTCGGATTTCCTCGACGAGCGGGGCATGAAATCGGTGAACGAGCTGCGCGGGCGCGCGGTGCCCCAGTACAAGGAATGGGGCGAGCTCGACCTGTCGTTCCGCGTCGTCGCCGACGTGGACCCGGGCAAATGCATCGGTTGCCAGCTCTGCTACGTCGCGTGCATGGACGGCGCGCACCAGTGCATCCACCTGCCCGGGCGCAGCGAGGCCGAGGCGCGCGCCGCCGGCCACACGCACATCCCCAAGGTGATCCCCGACCGCGCCGTCATCGCGAAGGGCGGCGCCCCGGGCGCCCGCGTGCCGTTCGTCGACGAGGACGAATGCATTGGCTGCAATCTTTGCCAGCTCGTGTGTCCCGTCGCCGGCTGCATCACCATGAAGGAGATCCCGAGCGGCAAGCCGAGCGAGACGTGGAACGACCGCGCCCAGCGCGGCGACGATTTCGTGCCCGGGGGCCTGCGCGTCACCGAGGCCGCTCGAAAAGCCCGCGGTGAGCGTGCGTGA